From the genome of Sporosarcina sp. ANT_H38:
TGCCACGCCGCCCGCTGCATAGTTTGTCACGGGAAGACGTCCATGTTTTTTGATGGCAAGAAGAATTTCATAAGGTGCACCAAGATTACGTGCTTCCGTCATGACTTCGTCGTCATTCATATGAACCAGTCTGCTCACTTGGGCATTGACCATTCGAAGGTGACGTACCGCTTCCACAATATTCCCCGTTCCCGGTTCACCTTTTGTACGAAGCATTTTAGCACCTTCGCCAAGACGACGTGCTGCTTCTCCAAGATCACGTGCCCCACAAACGAAGGGCACACTGTATGCACTCTTCAGCAAATGGAATTCTTCATCTGCCGGTGTCAATACTTCACTTTCATCGATGTAATCAACACCGAGTGCTTCAAGTACGCGCGCTTCAGAAATATGACCAATACGCGCTTTCGCCATGACCGGAATCGAAACAGCTCCCTGTACATCGGTGATGATTCGTGGATCCGCCATACGCGCAACGCCACCAGCTTTTCTTATATCAGAAGGGACACGCTCAAGTGCCATTACTGCGATTGCACCTGCCGCCTCCGCTATTTTAGCTTGCTCTGCATTAATGACGTCCATGATGACCCCGCCGTATTTAAAGTTCATGTTATCTTCCCCCTTTTCTTATTCTTCAGTATAATAGAATATGACCTTATTGAAATACTCAGTTCCAATCAAGTTAAAAGGGTCAGATGGAGTGATTGTTGTGGAAATGCTATTAATCAAACTAGAGAAAAGTACAGATACTCCGTTATATGAACAAATGTACGATCAAATACGTCTCGATATCACAGACGGTAAATTAGCTGTCGGCATGAAACTTCCTTCAAAACGAAAACTCGGTGACTTTCTCGATGTGAGCCAGACAACTGTTGAACTTGCTTATGCACAGTTGGCCGCGGAAGGATTCATTTCATCCAAACCAAGGAAAGGATTTTATGTACAGGCAATTGAAGAGCTTGCCTACGTCCAACCGATACACGTTTCAGAAGAGGTGATAGCTGAAACGATAGTAGATGTCACCTTCGATTTCTCGCCAGGAAAGATTGATACGGAATCATTTCCATTTACCCAATGGCGAAAGTACGCGAAAGACGTTATCGATGACTCTTCCAGGGACCTCCTTCTACTCGGTCACCCTCATGGAGATTTGGAACTTCGCCAAGAAATTGCACGTTATTTATATCATTCACGTGGAGTTGACTGTACACCAGAACAAATAATCATCGGATCGGGTACGGAACAACTCATTCCACTCGTTATTCGGATTCTTGGCACGGAAGCGACGTACGCAATCGAAGATCCCGGCTACCCACTTACCCATCATGTATTCTTTCACAATAACCGAGAAGCAATTCCGATATCAGTCGATGAAGAGGGGATGGACGTGAGCCGCCTGCAACACTCAGGGGCATCCGTTGCCTATGTGACTCCCTCTCATCAATTCCCGACAGGCATCGTCCTCTCAGCGTCGCGTAGGACCGCTTTATTGAACTGGGCTTCATCAGCTGAAGAGCACTTCATCATCGAAGACGATTATGACAGTGAATTTCGTTACACTGGCAGGCCAATCCCTTCCTTACAAGGCATGGATAAAGGTGGCAACGTCATTTATTTAAGTACATTTTCAAAATCTCTAATGCCCTCACTCCGGATTGCTTACATGGTACTTCCACCTATACTGCTAAACCGGTATGAAAAGGCATTCATTCATTATTCGGCGACAGTACCGCGGCTTGATCAGCATATCCTCGCCCGCTTCATGGCTGACGGACATTTTTCACGCCATCTAAATAGGATGCGAAAAATTTACAAGCGCAAGCTCCAGGCTCTAACCGAAGCATTGTCATCCTACACTCCGCATATTTCATTTTCTGGCGACGAGGCAGGCATGCACATTATCCTTACCGTCCATACCGAAACAAATGAACAATCCCTAGCCTTAGCAGCACGCAGAGCAAGTATTCGTGTCTACGGATTAAACGACTATAGAACAGCACCCAAAGCTGGCGAACCATCCTTCCTTATCGGCTTTGCCGGCCTTTCTACAGATGCTATCAAAACAGCGGTAGAAGACCTAATGAGTGTTTGGGGTATAAAAAAAGGCGAGCAATCCATTTAAGGATTCTTCGCCTTGATTTTTTATAAGATAAGAAAGTATACGTTTTTCCCTTGGAGCAGTGTCTAGACTCCAGCCGTTTTCTTAGTTAAATAAACCTTTTACAAATCCCGTTGCGCCATTCCAAATGTTTGCGAAGAAGTCACCGATTGCGCTCATTGTAAGCGAGAACCAACCAGCCTTCTCAACTGCATCCTTCGTAACAATTTCAGCTCCCGGATTATCGGAATCAATGAAGCCATAATCCGTTCCTTCTGTTTTCACGAGATTCACATACCCGACAACTTCACCTTTTTTAATAGG
Proteins encoded in this window:
- the pdxS gene encoding pyridoxal 5'-phosphate synthase lyase subunit PdxS; this translates as MNFKYGGVIMDVINAEQAKIAEAAGAIAVMALERVPSDIRKAGGVARMADPRIITDVQGAVSIPVMAKARIGHISEARVLEALGVDYIDESEVLTPADEEFHLLKSAYSVPFVCGARDLGEAARRLGEGAKMLRTKGEPGTGNIVEAVRHLRMVNAQVSRLVHMNDDEVMTEARNLGAPYEILLAIKKHGRLPVTNYAAGGVATPADAALMMELGADGVFVGSGIFKSENPEKFARAIVKATANFKDYKLIGELSKDIGEPMKGLEIATLQVEERMSERGW
- a CDS encoding PLP-dependent aminotransferase family protein, giving the protein MEMLLIKLEKSTDTPLYEQMYDQIRLDITDGKLAVGMKLPSKRKLGDFLDVSQTTVELAYAQLAAEGFISSKPRKGFYVQAIEELAYVQPIHVSEEVIAETIVDVTFDFSPGKIDTESFPFTQWRKYAKDVIDDSSRDLLLLGHPHGDLELRQEIARYLYHSRGVDCTPEQIIIGSGTEQLIPLVIRILGTEATYAIEDPGYPLTHHVFFHNNREAIPISVDEEGMDVSRLQHSGASVAYVTPSHQFPTGIVLSASRRTALLNWASSAEEHFIIEDDYDSEFRYTGRPIPSLQGMDKGGNVIYLSTFSKSLMPSLRIAYMVLPPILLNRYEKAFIHYSATVPRLDQHILARFMADGHFSRHLNRMRKIYKRKLQALTEALSSYTPHISFSGDEAGMHIILTVHTETNEQSLALAARRASIRVYGLNDYRTAPKAGEPSFLIGFAGLSTDAIKTAVEDLMSVWGIKKGEQSI